From Leishmania braziliensis MHOM/BR/75/M2904 complete genome, chromosome 22, a single genomic window includes:
- a CDS encoding putative 40S ribosomal protein L14, whose product MVKSHYIRAGRMVRILRGPRQDRVGVIVDIVDANRVLVENPEDAKMWRHVQNLKNVEPLKYCVSVGRNCSAKALKDALDSSKVLEKYAKTRTAARVEAKKACAASTDFERYQLRVARRSRAYWARKVFDEKDAKTPVSWHKVALKRMQKKASKMDSTEGAKRRMQKAIAARKAKK is encoded by the coding sequence ATGGTCAAGTCCCACTACATCCGCGCCGGGCGCATGGTGCGCATCCTGCGTGGCCCCCGCCAGGACCGCGTCGGTGTGATCGTTGACATTGTCGACGCGAACCGCGTGCTGGTGGAGAACCCAGAGGACGCGAAGATGTGGCGCCACGTGCAGAATCTGAAGAACGTGGAGCCGCTGAAGTACTGTGTGAGCGTTGGCCGCAACTGCAGCGCGAAGGCGCTGAAGGATGCGCTGGACTCGTCGAAGGTGCTGGAGAAGTACGCGAAGacgcgcactgctgcacgcgtggaggcgaagaaggcgtgcGCTGCGTCGACGGACTTCGAGCGCTACCAGCTGCGCGTAGCGCGTCGATCTCGCGCGTACTGGGCGCGCAAGGTGTTCGACGAGAAGGACGCGAAGACGCCCGTGTCTTGGCACAAGGTTGCGCTGAAGAGGATGCAGAAGAAGGCCTCAAAGATGGACTCGACCGAGGGCGCGAAGAGGCGCATGCAGAAGGCGATTGCTGCGCGCAAGGCGAAGAAGTAA
- a CDS encoding putative dephospho-CoA kinase: MILIGLTGGIACGKSAVSRILREEYHIEVIDADLIVRELQAPNAACTRLIAARWPLCVHPETGELNRAELGKIIFSDAQARRALGKIMNPIIFRVILRRIAAAWWGDLWRSGATSSPAIVVLDAPTLFETKTFMYFISASVVVSCSEERQIERLRSRNGFSKEEALQRIGSQMALETKRRLADYIIENDSADDFDQLRGSLRECVAWMSRQSNKRLTCIFVTVAAAAAGVAAVVGYVGYRLLLP; encoded by the coding sequence ATGATTCTTATCGGTCTCACAGGCGGAATTGCCTGCGGCAAGTCAGCTGTGTCGAGGATACTCCGAGAGGAATATCACATCGAAGTCATTGATGCCGACCTCATTGTGCGTGAGCTGCAGGCCCCCAATGCTGCGTGCACTCGACTCATTGCAGCGCGGtggcctctctgtgtgcatCCTGAGACTGGGGAGTTGAATCGCGCAGAATTAGGTAAAATCATATTCAGCGATGCACAGGCTCGACGGGCGCTAGGAAAGATAATGAACCCCATCATTTTCAGGGTCATCCTGAGGCGCATTGCCGCCGCGTGGTGGGGTGACCTTTGGCGCAGTGGTGCGACCTCGTCGCCAGCCATCGTGGTGTTGGACGCGCCTACGTTGTTTGAAACCAAAACGTTCATGTACTTTATCAGCGCCTCTGTCGTGGTGAGTTGCTCAGAGGAGCGTCAGATCGAGCGACTGCGTAGCCGAAATGGATTCTcgaaagaggaggcgctgcaacGCATTGGCAGTCAGATGGCCCTCGAGACAAAGCGTCGGCTTGCTGACTACATTATTGAGAACGACTCTGCAGATGACTTTGACCAGCTTCGCGGATCTCTACGCGAGTGCGTTGCGTGGATGTCACGGCAGTCCAACAAGCGACTCACATGCATTTTTGTCaccgtggctgctgctgcggccggtGTGGCGGCCGTCGTGGGCTATGTTGGCTACCGACTACTGCTGCCGTGA